The following are from one region of the Hypanus sabinus isolate sHypSab1 chromosome 14, sHypSab1.hap1, whole genome shotgun sequence genome:
- the LOC132404573 gene encoding zinc finger protein 229-like — protein sequence MAHQRVHTGERPFTCSDCGKGFTFSSKLKIHQRVHTGERPFTCSVCGKGFTQSSHLQAHWSVHTGERPFTCSDCGKGFTWSSDLMAHQRIHTGERPFTCSVCAKGFTCSSQLKVHQRVHTGERPFTCSNCEKGFTRSSDLMAHQRVHTGERPFTCSNCGKGFICSSHLKVHQRVHTGERPFICSDCGKGFTQASDLLKHQSVHTGERPFICSECGKGFTRSSHLKLHQRVHTGEWPFSCSDCGKGFSWSSELKVHQRVHTGERPFTCSDCGKGFTLSSHLKEHQRVHTGERPFTCSVCGKGFTSSTPLKVHQRVHTGERPFTCSDCGKGFTLSADLLRHQSVHSGEWPFTCSDCGKGFTCSSKLKVHQRVHTG from the coding sequence atggctcaccagcgagttcacactggggaaagaccgttcacctgctcggactgtggaaagggattcacttttTCATCTAagctgaagatacatcagcgagttcacactggggaaaggccgttcacctgctcagtttgtggtaaaggattcactcagtcatcccacctgcaagCACActggtcagttcacactggagagaggccgttcacctgttcagactgtgggaaaggattcacgtggtcatctgacctaatggcacaccaacgaattcacactggggagaggcctttcACGTGCTCGGTGTGtgcgaagggattcacttgctcatcccaactgaaggtacatcagagagttcacactggagagaggccgtttacctgctccaactgtgagaagggattcactcggtcatctgacctaatggcacaccagcgagttcatactggcgagcggccgttcacctgctcgaattgtggaaagggattcatttgctcatctcacctgaaggtacatcagcgagttcacactggagagaggccattcatctgctcggactgtgggaagggattcactcaggcatctgatctactgaaacaccagtcagttcacaccggagagcgaccattcatctgctcagaatgtgggaagggattcactcggtcatctcacctgaagctacatcagagagttcacactggagagtggccgttctcctgctcggactgtggaaagggattcagttggtcatctgaactgaaggtacatcagcgagttcacactggagagaggccattcacctgctcagactgtgggaagggattcactctgtcatctcatctgaaggaacatcagcgagttcacactggggagaggccattcacctgctcagtctgtgggaagggattcacttcgtcaactccactgaaggtacatcaacgagttcacactggagagagaccattcacctgttcagactgtgggaagggattcactttgtcagctgatctactgagacaccagtcagttcacagcggagagtggccattcacctgctcggactgtgggaagggattcacttgctcatctaaactgaaggtacatcagcgagttcacactgggtaa